In Microbacterium sp. SLBN-146, one genomic interval encodes:
- the rbfA gene encoding 30S ribosome-binding factor RbfA: MASERQARLGDRIRVILAERLEKGLRDPRLGFVTITDVRVTGDLQHASVFYTVLGSDEEREASGEALRSATGMLRSEVGKHLNTRLTPSLEFIPDALPENAGHIAELLREAQERDAAVAGLASSATYAGDEDPYVKPREAGDED; encoded by the coding sequence ATGGCCAGTGAGCGTCAGGCACGCCTGGGCGACCGCATCCGCGTCATCCTCGCCGAGCGTCTCGAGAAGGGGCTGCGCGACCCGCGGCTGGGCTTCGTCACGATCACCGATGTCCGCGTGACGGGCGACCTTCAGCACGCCTCGGTGTTCTATACGGTGCTGGGCTCCGACGAGGAGCGCGAGGCGTCCGGAGAAGCGCTCCGCTCCGCGACGGGCATGCTGCGTTCCGAAGTGGGGAAGCACCTCAACACCCGGCTCACGCCGTCGCTCGAGTTCATCCCCGACGCGCTCCCCGAGAACGCCGGGCACATCGCGGAGCTCCTCCGCGAGGCGCAGGAACGCGACGCGGCAGTAGCGGGTCTCGCTTCGTCGGCGACGTACGCCGGCGATGAAGACCCCTACGTCAAGCCGCGCGAAGCCGGCGACGAGGACTGA